One Sediminibacillus dalangtanensis genomic region harbors:
- the sucD gene encoding succinate--CoA ligase subunit alpha, with product MSVFVNKDTKVIVQGITGSTALFHTKQMLDYGTKIVGGVTPKKGGTEVEGVPVFDTVQEAVEKTGANASVIYVPAPFAADAIMEAVDAELDLAICITEHIPVMDMVKVKRYMEGKNTRLVGPNCPGVITPEECKIGIMPGYIHKKGHIGVVSRSGTLTYEAVHQLSEQGFGQSTAVGIGGDPVNGTDFIDVLKAFNEDPDTEAVMMIGEIGGTAEEEAAEWVKANMSKPVVGFIGGATAPPGKRMGHAGAIISGGKGTADEKIKVMNDCGIQVAETPAVMGETLISVLKEKGLHDKCKTH from the coding sequence ATGAGCGTATTTGTTAACAAAGATACCAAAGTAATCGTGCAAGGTATTACAGGCTCTACAGCACTTTTCCACACAAAACAAATGCTGGATTACGGTACGAAAATCGTCGGCGGGGTGACCCCTAAAAAAGGCGGCACGGAAGTCGAAGGAGTACCGGTGTTTGATACGGTACAGGAAGCCGTTGAAAAAACAGGTGCCAATGCTTCAGTCATTTATGTACCTGCACCATTTGCTGCAGACGCTATTATGGAAGCGGTTGATGCAGAGTTAGATCTTGCTATATGTATTACCGAACACATCCCTGTGATGGATATGGTAAAGGTAAAACGTTATATGGAAGGGAAGAATACGAGACTAGTAGGTCCGAATTGCCCGGGAGTTATTACTCCGGAAGAATGTAAAATCGGTATCATGCCAGGTTATATCCATAAGAAAGGACATATCGGTGTCGTTTCCCGTTCTGGCACTTTAACCTATGAAGCAGTTCACCAATTGTCAGAGCAAGGGTTCGGACAATCGACTGCTGTCGGTATTGGCGGCGACCCTGTAAACGGAACAGACTTTATTGATGTGCTCAAAGCTTTTAATGAAGACCCGGATACAGAAGCAGTCATGATGATAGGGGAAATCGGAGGAACCGCGGAAGAAGAAGCAGCTGAGTGGGTAAAGGCTAACATGTCTAAGCCTGTAGTAGGCTTTATCGGCGGTGCTACAGCGCCTCCGGGAAAAAGAATGGGCCATGCTGGCGCCATCATCTCCGGCGGAAAAGGAACGGCAGATGAAAAAATCAAAGTGATGAACGACTGCGGCATCCAGGTTGCCGAAACACCTGCAGTCATGGGAGAAACCCTGATTAGCGTTCTAAAGGAAAAAGGATTGCACGATAAATGTAAAACCCATTAA
- a CDS encoding EscU/YscU/HrcU family type III secretion system export apparatus switch protein, with amino-acid sequence MNPQSPKRKAAALRYEGDKAAAPKVTAAGKGYVADNIIAKAEAANVPIQEDSTLVELLAELNINETIPEELYQAVAEVFAFVYRADRKL; translated from the coding sequence ATGAATCCCCAGTCACCAAAAAGAAAAGCCGCAGCGTTAAGATACGAGGGCGACAAAGCTGCCGCACCCAAAGTAACAGCTGCTGGAAAAGGGTATGTTGCTGACAATATCATTGCCAAAGCTGAAGCGGCCAATGTTCCTATTCAAGAGGATTCGACATTGGTAGAGTTGCTGGCGGAATTGAATATCAACGAAACGATACCAGAAGAATTGTACCAGGCGGTTGCGGAAGTCTTTGCTTTTGTGTACCGTGCGGATCGGAAACTATGA
- the dprA gene encoding DNA-processing protein DprA: MIRKMLHDDPALNRLYHYSVDDFRVLFSLPDKRTTMIYQDLHSSQVFSQLRRDLNTFQTVTILDNTYPALLRNIPDCPIVLYLYGDSNLLSHAPSLSVVGTRNPTNDAYTKMNNILTPLIKEGWLIVSGMAMGIDAMAHRLALSSTGKTIAILGGGFQHIYPRSNRSLFRTLTETQLVVSEYPPGIPPQRHHFPERNRIISGLTFGTLVVEAKERSGSLITVNQALEQGREVFAIPGSPTQPETEGCNKMIQDGAKLVQKTYDIVEEWH; this comes from the coding sequence TTGATCAGAAAGATGCTTCATGATGATCCTGCTCTGAATAGATTGTATCATTATTCAGTGGATGATTTCCGCGTACTGTTTTCCCTTCCAGACAAGCGTACTACTATGATTTATCAAGATCTCCATTCCTCTCAAGTTTTCTCTCAATTACGAAGAGACTTGAATACTTTTCAAACCGTCACAATCCTCGATAACACGTATCCCGCTTTGTTACGAAACATTCCGGACTGTCCCATCGTATTATACTTATACGGTGATTCCAACTTGCTTTCTCATGCTCCTTCCTTAAGTGTAGTCGGTACCAGGAATCCTACAAACGATGCCTACACTAAAATGAATAACATTCTGACACCCTTAATCAAAGAAGGATGGCTGATTGTCAGTGGAATGGCAATGGGAATAGATGCTATGGCCCATCGTCTGGCGCTGAGCTCCACAGGCAAGACGATTGCCATCCTCGGCGGAGGGTTTCAGCACATTTATCCAAGATCAAATAGAAGCTTGTTCCGCACATTGACGGAAACACAGCTTGTCGTTTCAGAGTATCCACCGGGCATTCCACCGCAGCGTCACCATTTTCCTGAAAGAAATCGGATCATTAGTGGTTTGACATTTGGCACACTTGTGGTAGAAGCAAAGGAGAGAAGTGGAAGTTTGATAACGGTGAATCAAGCACTGGAACAAGGAAGAGAAGTCTTTGCCATTCCTGGCTCACCGACACAGCCAGAAACAGAAGGTTGCAATAAAATGATACAAGATGGCGCTAAATTAGTTCAAAAGACCTATGATATAGTGGAGGAATGGCATTGA
- the sucC gene encoding ADP-forming succinate--CoA ligase subunit beta, with protein MNIHEYQGKELLRKYGVAVPNGRVAYTVDEAVEAAKALGSNVSVVKAQIHAGGRGKAGGVKVAKSLDEVRTYAKEILGKTLVTHQTGPEGKEVKRLLIEEGCDIKKEYYVGLVLDRATSRVTMMASEEGGTEIEEVAAETPEKIFKEVIDPVVGLTPFQARRLAFNINIPKEYLSKAVKFMLGLYTVFEEKDCSIAEINPLVTTGDGDVLALDAKLNFDDNAVFRQKDVAEYRDLDEEDEKEIEASKHDLSYIALDGNIGCMVNGAGLAMATMDIIKHYGGDPANFLDVGGGATAEKVTEAFKIILSDSNVKGILVNIFGGIMKCDVIAEGVVEATKQVGLEIPLVVRLEGTNVDLGKQILADSGLNITAAESMADGAEKIVSLVK; from the coding sequence ATGAACATTCACGAGTATCAAGGCAAAGAATTATTGCGAAAATACGGCGTGGCAGTGCCAAATGGCCGTGTTGCTTATACGGTAGATGAAGCAGTTGAAGCCGCAAAAGCACTTGGCAGCAATGTATCCGTTGTAAAAGCCCAAATCCATGCAGGCGGCAGAGGGAAAGCAGGCGGTGTCAAAGTTGCAAAAAGCCTGGATGAAGTCCGTACATATGCCAAAGAGATTCTCGGTAAGACTTTGGTTACACACCAGACAGGCCCTGAAGGCAAAGAAGTTAAGCGGTTACTAATCGAAGAAGGCTGCGATATTAAAAAAGAATATTATGTCGGTTTGGTGCTGGACCGTGCAACTTCGCGCGTAACCATGATGGCTTCAGAAGAAGGCGGTACTGAAATCGAGGAAGTGGCAGCAGAGACTCCGGAAAAAATCTTTAAAGAAGTCATCGATCCCGTAGTCGGTTTGACTCCTTTCCAGGCAAGACGGTTAGCGTTCAACATTAATATTCCGAAAGAATATTTATCAAAAGCGGTTAAATTTATGCTTGGACTTTATACCGTTTTTGAAGAAAAGGATTGCTCGATTGCAGAAATCAATCCACTTGTCACAACTGGTGATGGGGATGTTCTCGCATTGGACGCTAAGTTAAACTTTGATGATAACGCTGTATTTCGGCAGAAAGATGTGGCTGAGTACCGCGACTTGGATGAAGAAGATGAAAAAGAGATCGAAGCTTCCAAACATGACCTTAGCTATATAGCGCTTGATGGAAACATAGGCTGTATGGTTAACGGAGCTGGCTTAGCTATGGCTACGATGGATATTATCAAGCATTATGGCGGCGATCCGGCGAACTTCCTTGATGTTGGGGGCGGCGCAACAGCTGAAAAAGTAACAGAAGCTTTTAAAATTATTTTATCTGATTCCAACGTCAAAGGCATTTTGGTCAATATCTTCGGAGGTATTATGAAATGTGATGTCATCGCAGAAGGTGTTGTCGAAGCAACCAAACAAGTAGGACTGGAAATTCCGCTTGTTGTCCGGTTGGAAGGAACCAACGTGGATTTAGGCAAGCAAATTCTCGCTGATTCCGGACTGAACATCACTGCTGCAGAATCGATGGCTGACGGTGCAGAAAAAATCGTATCACTAGTTAAATAA
- the topA gene encoding type I DNA topoisomerase has translation MADYLVIVESPAKAKTIERYLGKKYQVKASMGHVRDLPKSQMGVDVEKAFEPKYITIRGKGPVLKELKSAAKKAKKVYLAADPDREGEAIAWHLAHSLDIDENSDCRVVFNEITKDAIKESFKHPRSIDMDLVDAQQARRILDRLVGYNISPLLWKKVKKGLSAGRVQSVAVKMIIEREREINNFQPEEYWSIEADFLKGKDTFEGAFYGIDGKKQELGTKEEVDRVLAALKGKEFNVAKVNKRERKRNPAQPFTTSSLQQEAARKLNFRARKTMMVAQQLYEGIDLGKKQGITGLITYMRTDSTRISETAKKEAASYIEENYGKEYLGSNKKTKNAEGAQDAHEAIRPTSINRDPKSLKSILSRDQYRLYKLIWDRFAASQMAPAVMDTMTVHLVNQGVEFRATGSKVKFKGFMKVYVEGRDDNKKEEDKLLPDLKEGMSIKAEEIRPNQHFTQPPPRYTEARLVRTMEEQGLGRPSTYAPTLDTIQRRGYVTLDNKRFVPTELGEIVIDLLKEFFPEIIDVDFTVKMESDLDAVEDGKTEWINIIDDFYKGFDKRLEKAEEEMEKVEIKDEPAGIDCENCGHEMVYKMGRYGKFLACSNFPECRNTKPILKEIGVKCPNCKEGNVVERKSKKRRTFYGCDRYPECDFISWDKPIARPCPKCDSLLVEKKSKKGVQIQCTNCDYKEETQN, from the coding sequence ATGGCAGATTATCTTGTAATTGTAGAATCTCCTGCAAAAGCCAAAACAATTGAACGTTACTTGGGGAAAAAGTATCAAGTGAAAGCTTCAATGGGGCACGTGCGGGATTTACCAAAAAGTCAAATGGGAGTAGATGTTGAAAAAGCATTTGAACCCAAATATATAACCATACGCGGCAAAGGACCGGTGTTGAAAGAACTGAAGAGTGCTGCCAAGAAAGCAAAAAAAGTATACCTTGCGGCCGACCCTGACAGAGAAGGGGAAGCCATCGCCTGGCACCTCGCTCATAGTTTGGATATAGATGAAAATTCGGACTGCCGCGTCGTTTTCAATGAGATTACCAAGGATGCAATCAAGGAATCTTTCAAGCATCCGCGCTCGATTGACATGGACCTGGTAGACGCGCAACAGGCCCGAAGGATTTTGGATAGATTGGTCGGTTACAACATTAGTCCACTTTTATGGAAGAAAGTAAAAAAAGGATTGAGTGCCGGACGGGTACAATCGGTAGCCGTCAAGATGATCATTGAGCGGGAAAGAGAGATCAACAACTTTCAACCTGAAGAATACTGGTCGATTGAAGCCGACTTTTTGAAGGGGAAGGATACCTTTGAAGGTGCCTTTTATGGAATCGATGGAAAAAAACAGGAACTGGGAACCAAAGAGGAAGTGGATCGAGTTCTTGCAGCCTTAAAAGGAAAAGAGTTCAACGTTGCCAAAGTCAATAAGCGGGAACGGAAGCGGAACCCGGCACAACCCTTTACGACCTCTTCCCTTCAACAGGAAGCCGCACGAAAACTGAATTTCCGTGCCAGAAAAACAATGATGGTGGCACAACAATTATATGAAGGAATAGACTTAGGTAAGAAACAAGGCATTACTGGTTTGATCACCTACATGAGAACCGACTCTACACGGATATCGGAAACGGCGAAGAAAGAGGCAGCTTCCTATATCGAAGAAAACTATGGAAAAGAGTATCTTGGTTCGAATAAAAAAACCAAGAATGCGGAAGGGGCTCAAGATGCTCACGAGGCAATCCGCCCAACTTCCATAAACAGGGATCCTAAATCGTTGAAAAGTATTCTTTCACGTGATCAGTATCGTCTCTACAAGTTGATTTGGGATCGTTTTGCTGCCAGCCAAATGGCACCGGCTGTAATGGACACCATGACCGTTCACCTTGTCAATCAAGGGGTTGAATTCCGAGCTACCGGCTCCAAAGTGAAATTCAAAGGATTCATGAAGGTATATGTAGAAGGCCGGGATGATAATAAAAAAGAAGAAGATAAGCTGCTCCCTGATTTAAAGGAAGGGATGTCAATAAAAGCGGAAGAAATTCGTCCCAATCAGCACTTTACCCAACCGCCTCCCAGGTATACAGAAGCACGTCTCGTCAGAACAATGGAGGAACAAGGCTTGGGCAGACCATCGACCTATGCGCCGACACTGGATACCATTCAGCGCAGGGGGTATGTAACGCTCGATAATAAAAGGTTCGTTCCCACCGAACTTGGTGAAATCGTTATCGATTTATTGAAAGAATTTTTTCCCGAAATAATCGATGTGGATTTTACTGTCAAGATGGAAAGTGACCTTGATGCAGTAGAGGATGGTAAGACAGAATGGATTAACATTATAGATGATTTCTATAAAGGATTTGACAAACGTCTTGAAAAAGCGGAAGAGGAAATGGAAAAGGTTGAGATCAAAGATGAACCGGCTGGTATCGATTGTGAAAATTGCGGTCATGAAATGGTCTATAAAATGGGTAGATACGGCAAGTTCTTAGCTTGTTCCAATTTCCCAGAATGCAGAAATACGAAACCTATTCTCAAGGAAATTGGGGTCAAGTGTCCGAATTGTAAAGAAGGAAACGTTGTCGAAAGAAAATCGAAAAAGCGTCGCACCTTCTATGGATGCGATCGGTACCCAGAATGTGATTTTATCTCTTGGGATAAGCCGATTGCACGTCCTTGTCCAAAATGTGATTCCTTATTGGTAGAGAAAAAATCGAAAAAAGGTGTACAAATACAATGTACCAATTGTGACTATAAGGAAGAAACACAAAACTGA